In Ruminiclostridium papyrosolvens DSM 2782, the following proteins share a genomic window:
- a CDS encoding 4Fe-4S binding protein, with protein sequence MFKMMENVFKNLASKPATRMYPFEKREPFKDSRGQIEGIEIDKCIFCGICQRKCPANAIVVNKAEKSWEINQFKCVICNACVEACPKKCIVASAEHKTAATKKENYKAVQPPKEVESDNSKVTA encoded by the coding sequence ATGTTTAAGATGATGGAAAATGTATTTAAGAATCTTGCTTCAAAGCCTGCAACCAGAATGTATCCTTTTGAAAAAAGAGAACCATTCAAGGATTCCAGAGGTCAGATTGAGGGTATTGAAATAGATAAATGTATTTTCTGCGGTATTTGCCAGAGAAAATGTCCGGCTAATGCCATAGTGGTAAATAAAGCGGAGAAGTCCTGGGAAATTAACCAGTTCAAGTGCGTAATATGTAACGCTTGTGTTGAAGCTTGTCCAAAGAAATGTATTGTTGCAAGCGCAGAGCATAAAACAGCAGCAACAAAAAAGGAAAATTATAAAGCCGTTCAGCCTCCAAAGGAAGTTGAAAGCGATAACAGTAAAGTTACAGCTTAG
- a CDS encoding NADH-quinone oxidoreductase subunit C, producing MEITIDQLLAEVQKCKYDGYRFITTTSVDNGDDTIDIVYHFDIDYKMKNLKITVKKDEEVPSISKIYISSLLVENEIKELFGVNITGIVVDYGGHMLLSEEELESPMLRRQITIEKRGGNSK from the coding sequence GTGGAAATTACAATTGATCAGCTGCTTGCAGAAGTTCAGAAGTGCAAGTATGATGGATACAGATTCATTACTACAACTAGTGTAGATAATGGTGATGACACTATAGATATTGTATATCATTTTGATATCGACTATAAAATGAAGAACTTAAAGATTACTGTTAAGAAGGATGAGGAAGTTCCAAGTATTTCTAAAATCTATATCAGTTCATTACTGGTTGAAAACGAGATAAAGGAACTCTTTGGAGTTAATATCACCGGAATTGTAGTAGATTACGGCGGACATATGCTTCTCTCAGAGGAAGAACTTGAATCACCAATGTTAAGAAGGCAAATAACTATTGAAAAAAGAGGGGGTAATTCAAAATGA
- a CDS encoding nickel-dependent hydrogenase large subunit: MSSTIVPFGPQHPVLPEPLHIKLVMEDENIVDAIPAIGYVHRGLEKLTETKEFTQNTFVVERVCGICSVMHAMAYCQGIEELMNIEISDRAKFLRVIWAELHRMHSHLLWLGLLADAFGFESLFMQAWRDREKVMDIMEETAGSRVVISCNTIGGTRRDLNKEQMAKIVATVDDIKYDLEQLEAVFLSNYTVKHRLVGVGVLTKADAIEYCTVGPMARASGIVTDMRTTGYSAYGQLDFEPITHNDGDCYARTYVRLKEVYQSIDLIKQAIAKIPEGEHVVPFKGFPPKGDVISRVEQPRGEVLYYLRGNGTKTLDRLRLRTPTFANIPSLLKMLPGSQLADVPMLILTIDPCISCTER, encoded by the coding sequence ATGAGTTCAACTATAGTTCCTTTTGGGCCACAGCATCCTGTGCTTCCGGAACCCCTTCATATTAAGCTAGTTATGGAAGATGAAAATATTGTAGATGCAATACCTGCGATTGGTTATGTTCACAGAGGCCTTGAAAAGCTAACTGAAACAAAAGAGTTTACTCAAAACACATTTGTTGTTGAAAGAGTTTGCGGTATATGCAGTGTAATGCATGCAATGGCTTACTGTCAGGGTATTGAAGAATTGATGAATATTGAGATTTCCGACAGGGCGAAGTTTTTGAGAGTTATCTGGGCAGAGCTTCACAGAATGCACAGCCATTTGCTTTGGTTAGGTCTTCTGGCAGATGCCTTTGGTTTTGAGAGTTTATTCATGCAGGCATGGAGAGACAGAGAAAAGGTAATGGATATAATGGAAGAAACAGCTGGAAGTAGGGTTGTTATTTCATGTAATACTATTGGTGGTACAAGAAGAGATTTGAATAAAGAACAAATGGCTAAGATTGTTGCAACTGTTGATGACATTAAGTATGATTTAGAGCAGCTTGAAGCAGTGTTCTTAAGCAATTATACAGTTAAGCACAGGTTGGTTGGAGTAGGCGTTCTCACGAAGGCTGATGCAATTGAATATTGTACAGTAGGACCAATGGCAAGAGCAAGCGGTATTGTTACTGATATGAGAACTACAGGATATTCTGCATACGGACAATTGGATTTTGAGCCTATTACTCATAATGACGGTGACTGCTATGCAAGAACTTATGTAAGACTCAAAGAGGTTTATCAGTCTATTGACCTTATAAAACAGGCTATAGCAAAGATACCTGAAGGAGAGCATGTTGTTCCTTTCAAGGGATTCCCTCCAAAGGGAGATGTAATTTCAAGAGTTGAGCAGCCAAGAGGTGAAGTTCTCTATTATTTAAGAGGAAATGGAACAAAAACTTTGGATAGATTAAGACTTAGAACTCCTACATTTGCAAATATTCCGTCACTTCTGAAGATGTTGCCGGGCAGTCAGCTTGCAGATGTACCTATGCTTATTCTGACCATTGACCCATGCATATCCTGTACCGAGAGATAA
- a CDS encoding trimeric intracellular cation channel family protein produces MLVLGIVDIIGTVAFAVSGVLVGIRNRLDLFGIYVLAMATASGGGIIRDIVIGREVPVFFVQWRYFAAITVTMIVTCLLYTMVNRVMSFIVLADAIGLGVFTITATYKAMEYGLPLLGIVFAGVITGVGGGILRDIMVNEIPLIFRSEIYAIPSIIGSLLFYFMDGRISLSINIYLCVGVVFAIRMISVKLRLHLPVISRKDTGKPTGGNNRRNFRM; encoded by the coding sequence ATGTTGGTTTTGGGCATAGTAGATATAATTGGTACAGTGGCTTTTGCTGTATCTGGAGTTCTTGTAGGAATCAGGAACAGGCTTGATTTATTCGGTATATATGTTCTGGCTATGGCAACGGCCTCCGGCGGTGGAATTATACGGGATATTGTTATTGGAAGAGAGGTACCTGTTTTCTTTGTACAATGGAGGTATTTCGCTGCCATAACAGTAACAATGATTGTTACTTGCCTGCTGTATACTATGGTTAACAGGGTTATGTCCTTTATAGTGCTGGCCGACGCAATAGGGCTGGGGGTTTTCACCATAACTGCTACATATAAGGCTATGGAGTATGGGCTGCCTCTTCTTGGCATTGTTTTTGCAGGAGTTATAACCGGGGTCGGAGGAGGCATACTAAGAGATATAATGGTTAATGAGATTCCTTTGATATTCAGAAGTGAAATATATGCAATACCATCTATTATAGGCTCTCTCTTGTTTTACTTCATGGATGGACGGATTAGCCTTAGTATAAACATATATCTGTGCGTAGGAGTAGTATTTGCCATTAGAATGATATCAGTAAAGCTTAGACTGCATCTGCCGGTTATAAGCAGGAAGGATACAGGCAAACCAACCGGAGGAAACAATCGGCGAAACTTTAGAATGTAA
- the hypB gene encoding hydrogenase nickel incorporation protein HypB translates to MEIKVMKNIMHANDRLAEENRSYFRSKGIKAVNIMASPGSGKTSTIIKLIEAFGDRANVAVVEGDIASSIDAEKIDKLGNPVIQINTGGGCHLDANMIRTAAESLQLKDGTILFIENVGNLVCPSSFDLGEGIKMVIASVPEGHDKPYKYTSMFELADIVVLNKTDLMPYIDFDKDSFYKGVKALNENAKIIEVSCKTGEGVSELAAWMLNVQVSQNPSL, encoded by the coding sequence ATGGAAATAAAAGTTATGAAAAACATAATGCATGCCAATGACAGGCTTGCAGAGGAAAACAGGAGTTATTTTAGAAGTAAGGGAATAAAGGCTGTTAATATAATGGCTTCACCGGGTTCAGGAAAGACCAGTACCATTATAAAGCTTATAGAAGCTTTTGGTGACAGAGCAAATGTTGCTGTAGTTGAAGGTGATATTGCCTCTTCAATTGATGCAGAAAAAATAGACAAGCTGGGTAATCCTGTTATTCAGATAAATACCGGCGGAGGATGCCACCTAGACGCAAACATGATAAGGACTGCTGCTGAGAGTCTTCAACTAAAGGATGGGACAATCCTTTTTATAGAAAATGTAGGAAATCTTGTATGCCCTTCTTCCTTTGACCTTGGTGAAGGTATAAAAATGGTTATTGCCAGTGTTCCTGAGGGACATGATAAGCCTTATAAATACACTTCAATGTTTGAACTTGCTGATATTGTTGTACTTAACAAGACAGATTTAATGCCTTATATCGACTTTGATAAAGACAGCTTTTACAAAGGCGTTAAGGCATTAAATGAAAATGCAAAAATTATTGAAGTATCATGTAAAACAGGTGAAGGAGTAAGTGAACTTGCAGCTTGGATGCTTAATGTGCAAGTATCTCAAAACCCGTCCCTGTAA
- the hypA gene encoding hydrogenase maturation nickel metallochaperone HypA: MHEYAVTQSMLKLVLDEAKRVEASKVLEIRLVIGDLSTIVDDSVQMYFDIMSEGTIAHGAKLVFRRVKAEFKCRECGEVFIKPATGFDCPKCGGLGMPTDVGREFYIESLEIE; this comes from the coding sequence GTGCATGAATACGCAGTAACTCAGTCGATGCTAAAGCTTGTTTTGGATGAAGCCAAGAGGGTTGAGGCCTCAAAAGTACTGGAAATACGCCTTGTAATAGGAGATTTGTCAACTATAGTTGATGACTCGGTACAAATGTATTTTGACATTATGAGCGAAGGCACCATTGCCCATGGTGCAAAGCTTGTTTTCAGACGTGTGAAAGCTGAATTTAAGTGCAGAGAATGTGGTGAGGTATTTATAAAGCCCGCAACAGGTTTTGACTGCCCCAAATGCGGGGGACTTGGTATGCCCACAGATGTAGGTCGGGAGTTTTATATAGAAAGTCTTGAAATTGAATAA
- a CDS encoding NADH-quinone oxidoreductase subunit B family protein — protein MGIISKSRKKSPWIMHYDCTSCNGCDIETLACLTPLYDAERLGIINVGNPKHADILLVTGSVNKRNEIVLKNIYNQMPDPKCVVAIGACACTGGIFRECYNVLGGVENVIPVDVFVPGCCARPEAIIDGIVQAIGKLDEKADAMKKVAK, from the coding sequence ATGGGTATAATAAGCAAATCAAGGAAGAAATCACCCTGGATAATGCACTACGACTGTACGAGCTGCAACGGATGTGATATTGAGACACTTGCTTGTCTCACTCCACTGTATGATGCAGAGCGTTTGGGTATTATAAATGTTGGTAACCCAAAACATGCTGATATTTTGCTGGTAACAGGTTCTGTAAACAAGAGAAATGAAATCGTATTAAAGAATATATACAATCAAATGCCTGACCCTAAATGTGTTGTTGCTATTGGAGCATGTGCTTGCACCGGAGGTATTTTTAGGGAATGTTACAATGTACTTGGCGGGGTCGAAAACGTAATTCCCGTTGATGTATTTGTTCCGGGCTGCTGTGCAAGACCTGAAGCCATTATAGACGGTATAGTTCAGGCTATAGGTAAACTTGACGAAAAAGCTGATGCAATGAAGAAGGTAGCTAAATAA